In Rhizobium gallicum bv. gallicum R602sp, the following proteins share a genomic window:
- a CDS encoding shikimate dehydrogenase has protein sequence MAETIIRPLKAGLIGAGIQASLTPAMHMKEGAAQGLNYEYELIDLNRIGASPADLPKLLAEAEAQGLAGLNITHPCKQIVISFLDDLSSEARALGAVNTVLFKDGRRYGHNTDWWGFAESFRRGLPNADLSSAVQLGAGGAGVATAYAMLFLGLQRLAVFDREAQRAAALTETMARLFPTASIIAGRDLASEMGQAAGLIHATPTGMTKYPGTPLPPELLEDRHWVAEIVYFPLETELLRQARHRGCRTLDGGGMAVFQAVGAFRLLTGRTPDAARMLAHFKAMTE, from the coding sequence ATGGCCGAAACAATCATAAGACCGCTAAAGGCCGGCCTGATCGGCGCCGGCATCCAGGCGTCGCTGACACCCGCCATGCATATGAAGGAGGGTGCCGCCCAGGGTCTGAACTACGAGTATGAACTGATCGACCTTAACCGGATCGGCGCTTCGCCAGCCGACCTGCCGAAACTTCTGGCTGAGGCCGAAGCTCAGGGCCTTGCCGGCCTCAACATCACCCATCCCTGCAAACAGATCGTCATCTCTTTCCTGGACGATCTGTCATCCGAGGCGCGGGCTCTCGGAGCCGTCAATACCGTCCTTTTCAAGGATGGGCGGCGCTATGGACACAATACCGATTGGTGGGGCTTTGCCGAAAGCTTCCGTCGCGGGCTGCCAAACGCCGATCTTTCTTCGGCCGTCCAGCTCGGTGCTGGCGGCGCAGGCGTTGCGACCGCTTATGCAATGCTCTTTCTTGGCTTGCAGAGGTTGGCCGTCTTCGATCGCGAAGCGCAACGTGCTGCCGCCTTGACGGAAACAATGGCGCGGCTCTTTCCCACCGCTTCCATCATCGCCGGAAGGGATCTGGCATCCGAGATGGGCCAGGCAGCCGGCCTCATACATGCAACGCCGACCGGAATGACGAAGTATCCGGGCACCCCCTTGCCGCCGGAACTGCTTGAGGATCGGCACTGGGTCGCCGAGATCGTCTACTTCCCCTTGGAGACCGAGCTGCTGAGGCAAGCCAGACATCGCGGCTGCCGGACGCTCGATGGCGGAGGCATGGCGGTCTTCCAAGCCGTTGGCGCCTTTCGTCTGTTGACAGGACGAACGCCGGATGCAGCTCGAATGCTCGCGCATTTCAAGGCCATGACCGAATAA
- a CDS encoding TRAP transporter substrate-binding protein has protein sequence MLKILTKLAWGLVLPIALLATGPAMAEIGEHQLKFASANNKGHPQVMGMEKFAELLKEKSGGKIEVKLFPGGVLGGDVQTVSALQGGVIEMTVLNAGILASNVKPFGAVDLPFLFNSGEEADKVMDGPFGSGLMKLLPDTGLVGLAYWELGFRNLTNNRHAVTKLEDIKGLKIRTIQSPIPIELFNSLGANAVPLPYTELYTALETGTVDGQENPAANIINAKFFEVQKYMTVTRHQYNPQIVLISKKFWDGLNDEEKALFQSAATEARDYQRKVSREMDVKAIEEIKKTGMEVSELSPEETQKLRDAVKPLIDKFSPQIGAETVAQLMKELDTVRGK, from the coding sequence ATGCTGAAGATATTGACGAAGCTGGCATGGGGATTGGTGTTGCCGATCGCACTGCTGGCAACTGGCCCGGCCATGGCCGAGATCGGCGAGCACCAGCTGAAATTCGCCTCGGCGAACAACAAGGGCCATCCCCAGGTCATGGGAATGGAGAAGTTCGCCGAGCTCTTGAAGGAAAAGAGCGGCGGCAAGATCGAGGTCAAACTCTTTCCCGGCGGCGTGCTTGGCGGCGACGTTCAGACCGTCTCGGCGCTGCAGGGCGGCGTGATCGAAATGACGGTGCTCAATGCCGGCATCCTTGCAAGCAACGTCAAGCCGTTCGGCGCCGTCGATCTGCCCTTCCTCTTCAATAGCGGCGAGGAAGCAGACAAGGTGATGGACGGACCGTTCGGCTCCGGCCTGATGAAGCTTCTGCCAGATACCGGCCTCGTTGGTCTTGCCTATTGGGAGCTCGGTTTCCGCAACCTGACAAACAATCGCCACGCGGTCACCAAGCTTGAGGACATCAAGGGCCTTAAGATCCGTACGATCCAGTCGCCGATCCCGATCGAGCTCTTCAACAGCCTTGGCGCCAACGCCGTTCCGCTTCCATACACCGAGCTTTATACGGCGCTCGAAACCGGCACTGTCGACGGCCAGGAAAATCCGGCTGCAAACATCATCAATGCCAAGTTCTTCGAAGTGCAGAAGTACATGACGGTGACCCGCCATCAGTACAATCCGCAGATCGTGCTCATCAGCAAGAAGTTTTGGGATGGGCTCAACGATGAAGAAAAAGCTCTCTTCCAATCGGCCGCAACCGAGGCACGCGACTATCAGCGCAAGGTTTCGCGCGAGATGGACGTCAAGGCTATCGAAGAGATCAAGAAGACCGGCATGGAAGTCAGCGAACTGAGCCCGGAAGAGACGCAGAAGCTGCGCGACGCCGTCAAGCCGTTGATCGACAAGTTCAGCCCTCAGATCGGCGCAGAAACGGTCGCCCAGCTCATGAAGGAACTCGACACCGTTCGCGGCAAATAA
- a CDS encoding TRAP transporter large permease, whose amino-acid sequence MTVSIFLGALLGPMALGVPIAFALIISGVALMMYLDMFDAQIVAQNVLNGADSFPLMAVPFFLLAGEVMNTGGLSRRIVDLAMAMVGHVRGGLGFVAIFAACVLSSLSGSAVADAAALGALLFPMMQKSGHDPARTGGLLASASVIGPIIPPSIGFILFGVVGGVSITKLFLAGIFPGLMIAAALCVTWLIVSRKEQFALPPKQSGAVRLKAFIDSIWALMLPVIIIVGLKFGVFTPTEAGVVAAVYSLFVSMVIYRELPPARLFHVFVAAAKITSVVMFLVACAAVSAWLITVADVPGELAALIEPLMDNQTLLLLAIMVLIVVVGTAMDMTPTILIMTPVLMPIIKQAGIDPVYFGVLFIINNAIGLITPPVGTVLNVICGVSKLSMEELMKGVMPFLIAELIVLFLLVLFPQLVTVPVSWFGH is encoded by the coding sequence ATGACTGTATCCATCTTCCTCGGAGCGCTTCTCGGTCCCATGGCGCTTGGAGTGCCCATCGCCTTTGCCCTGATCATCAGCGGCGTTGCGTTGATGATGTATCTTGACATGTTCGATGCGCAGATCGTGGCGCAGAACGTGCTGAACGGCGCCGACAGCTTTCCGCTGATGGCGGTGCCTTTCTTTCTTCTTGCCGGCGAGGTCATGAATACCGGCGGACTTTCTCGCCGCATTGTCGACCTTGCCATGGCGATGGTGGGCCATGTCCGAGGCGGCCTCGGTTTTGTCGCCATCTTCGCCGCCTGTGTCCTTTCGAGTCTTTCCGGCTCGGCCGTTGCCGATGCCGCGGCCTTGGGCGCGCTTCTTTTTCCGATGATGCAGAAGTCCGGACATGACCCGGCGCGCACCGGCGGCCTCCTCGCCTCAGCTTCCGTTATCGGGCCGATTATTCCTCCGTCGATCGGTTTCATCCTCTTCGGCGTGGTCGGCGGCGTTTCGATCACCAAGCTTTTTCTGGCGGGAATTTTCCCGGGACTTATGATCGCAGCCGCACTCTGTGTGACCTGGCTGATCGTTTCTCGAAAGGAGCAGTTCGCACTTCCCCCGAAGCAGAGTGGCGCGGTGCGTCTTAAAGCCTTCATCGACAGCATCTGGGCCCTGATGCTGCCGGTCATCATCATCGTCGGCTTGAAATTCGGCGTCTTCACGCCAACCGAAGCAGGCGTCGTTGCCGCTGTTTATTCGCTCTTCGTCTCGATGGTCATTTATCGCGAACTGCCCCCCGCGAGACTGTTTCATGTCTTTGTGGCGGCCGCCAAGATCACCTCCGTCGTCATGTTCCTGGTTGCCTGTGCAGCGGTTTCCGCCTGGCTGATCACAGTTGCCGACGTGCCCGGCGAGCTCGCGGCCCTGATCGAACCGCTCATGGACAATCAGACCCTTCTCTTGCTCGCCATCATGGTGCTGATCGTCGTCGTCGGAACCGCCATGGACATGACGCCGACCATCTTGATCATGACGCCGGTCCTGATGCCGATCATCAAGCAGGCAGGCATCGATCCGGTCTATTTCGGCGTGCTTTTCATCATCAACAATGCGATTGGCCTGATCACGCCGCCGGTCGGCACCGTGCTCAATGTTATCTGCGGCGTCTCGAAGCTCTCGATGGAAGAGTTGATGAAGGGCGTCATGCCCTTTCTCATCGCCGAACTGATCGTTCTGTTTCTGCTCGTCCTGTTTCCGCAACTGGTGACCGTTCCGGTCTCCTGGTTCGGACACTGA
- a CDS encoding TRAP transporter small permease: MTRIIDFYFLVLKATIALLLAGMVVLVFGNVVLRYAFNQGITSSEELSRMFFVWLTFLGAVVAMREHGHLGVDSVLRRLPPTAARMAALAGHALMLLATWLMISGAWTQTLINVHVAAPATGISMAFFYGAGLAFGIPAFLILLWDAFAIATGRIDVTTVELVRDSEEQVALEDHDPALAKLVTKH, from the coding sequence ATGACCCGCATCATCGATTTCTATTTTCTCGTGCTGAAGGCGACGATCGCTCTCTTGCTGGCAGGCATGGTTGTGCTCGTCTTCGGCAATGTCGTCCTTCGCTATGCCTTCAATCAGGGCATCACGTCATCCGAAGAGCTGTCGCGGATGTTCTTCGTCTGGCTGACATTTCTCGGCGCGGTCGTCGCAATGCGCGAGCATGGCCATCTCGGTGTCGATTCGGTGCTCCGGCGCCTGCCACCCACGGCTGCCAGAATGGCTGCACTCGCCGGGCATGCACTGATGCTGCTGGCGACCTGGCTTATGATCAGCGGTGCCTGGACGCAGACCCTGATCAACGTCCATGTGGCAGCGCCGGCAACCGGGATTTCGATGGCCTTCTTCTACGGCGCCGGTCTGGCGTTCGGGATCCCGGCATTTCTCATTCTCTTGTGGGACGCGTTCGCGATCGCCACGGGCCGCATCGATGTCACGACGGTCGAACTTGTCCGCGACAGTGAGGAACAAGTCGCGCTCGAGGATCACGATCCGGCACTTGCCAAGCTCGTGACAAAGCATTGA
- a CDS encoding TetR family transcriptional regulator, with product MAQRAENGRKNDPQRTQADILVVATKEFATHGLAGARVDAIAEKTRTSKRMIYYYFGSKEGLYLAVLEQSYRKIRSLEADLQLSNLEPEAALRTLIATTFDHDEANPDFVRLVSIENIHHATHMLRSDAIRDLNVSVIETIAKILERGFEQGVFHRKADPIDVHMMISAFCFFRVSNRYTFGTIFRRDLSESQTIDRHRGMIADAVVSYLKSCPSPD from the coding sequence ATGGCGCAGCGGGCTGAAAACGGACGAAAGAACGATCCGCAGCGGACGCAGGCGGATATTCTCGTCGTCGCGACGAAGGAGTTCGCGACCCATGGCCTCGCCGGTGCGCGCGTCGATGCGATCGCGGAAAAGACCCGTACCTCGAAGCGAATGATCTATTACTATTTCGGCAGTAAGGAGGGTCTCTATCTCGCCGTGCTGGAGCAGTCCTACCGCAAGATCCGCTCGCTGGAAGCCGACCTTCAGCTTTCGAACCTTGAGCCGGAAGCAGCCCTGCGCACGCTCATCGCAACGACTTTCGATCACGACGAGGCCAACCCGGATTTTGTCCGGCTGGTGAGCATCGAGAACATTCATCACGCCACGCATATGCTGCGCTCGGATGCCATCCGCGACCTCAACGTCTCGGTCATAGAGACGATCGCTAAAATCCTGGAACGTGGTTTCGAACAGGGCGTATTTCATCGCAAGGCCGATCCGATCGATGTCCACATGATGATCAGCGCCTTCTGCTTCTTCCGGGTCTCGAACCGCTATACCTTCGGCACGATCTTCAGGCGGGATCTCTCGGAAAGCCAGACGATCGACCGGCACCGCGGAATGATCGCCGATGCCGTCGTAAGCTATCTCAAGTCCTGCCCGTCGCCGGATTGA
- a CDS encoding ABC transporter substrate-binding protein, whose translation MSNSIIKPQKGISRRSVLQAMGATAGAGLALQAMPGFVRYSQAGTSEPVKIGLQLHRTGIGASYGRWYERVTAAAVKVINDGGGINGRPVEVIIEDDGTDPKRGAEVVEKFATQHKVDVAYGTLFSHVVIGSAPRAGELKMPYVVVSEGHHVASGKLNRYVFQPGITDVRSQVIAMAPWISKNLGKKVTMIFPDFAFGHDHRDYFSEAIKAQGGEVAGLIAIPPTESSFTRYLPQISSSTEVLYHVMVGPAVLTFVKELGQFFGSTRPQIFGFIDSLEAVDLATPQLEFLEGTYFWEGNPRYAQKDQTEYDKFYREMVGVDANGASASDPKDISTYSHMFGCWESLFAIKQAMEASGYEGQTPKDKQGFIEAMEAIQKFDEGREHPQGDKIFNGKNHQCYGHQNISKVTGGRLELVHRTAIEDGLYEVSADYTKMSL comes from the coding sequence ATGTCCAACAGCATTATCAAGCCCCAAAAGGGCATCTCCAGACGTTCGGTCTTGCAGGCAATGGGTGCTACCGCAGGTGCAGGCCTGGCCCTGCAGGCGATGCCCGGCTTCGTTCGCTACAGTCAGGCGGGCACGTCAGAGCCGGTGAAGATCGGCCTCCAGCTCCACCGTACCGGCATTGGTGCCTCCTACGGGCGCTGGTATGAGCGCGTGACGGCGGCCGCCGTGAAGGTCATCAATGACGGCGGCGGCATCAACGGACGGCCGGTCGAGGTCATCATCGAGGATGACGGCACCGATCCCAAGCGCGGCGCCGAAGTCGTCGAGAAATTCGCGACGCAGCACAAGGTCGACGTGGCGTACGGCACGCTCTTTTCGCATGTGGTAATCGGCTCTGCGCCGCGCGCCGGCGAACTGAAGATGCCCTATGTCGTCGTCTCGGAGGGCCATCACGTAGCTTCCGGCAAGCTCAATCGCTATGTCTTCCAGCCGGGCATTACCGATGTACGTTCGCAGGTCATCGCAATGGCGCCCTGGATTTCCAAGAATCTCGGCAAGAAGGTCACAATGATCTTCCCTGACTTTGCCTTCGGCCACGATCACCGCGACTATTTTTCCGAGGCGATCAAGGCGCAGGGCGGCGAGGTCGCGGGGCTCATCGCCATCCCTCCGACCGAATCCTCCTTCACCCGCTATCTGCCGCAGATCTCCTCCTCCACCGAAGTGCTCTACCACGTCATGGTCGGCCCGGCGGTGCTCACCTTCGTCAAGGAGCTCGGTCAATTCTTTGGCTCCACCCGGCCGCAGATCTTCGGCTTCATCGACAGCCTTGAGGCGGTTGACCTTGCGACGCCGCAGCTCGAATTCCTGGAAGGCACCTATTTCTGGGAAGGCAATCCGCGCTACGCCCAGAAGGACCAGACAGAGTACGACAAGTTCTACCGCGAGATGGTCGGCGTGGACGCCAATGGCGCCAGCGCCTCGGATCCCAAGGACATCTCGACCTATTCCCACATGTTCGGCTGCTGGGAGTCGCTCTTTGCCATCAAGCAGGCGATGGAAGCCAGCGGCTATGAGGGCCAGACGCCCAAGGACAAGCAGGGCTTCATCGAGGCCATGGAGGCGATCCAGAAGTTCGATGAGGGCCGCGAACATCCGCAGGGCGACAAGATCTTCAACGGCAAGAACCACCAGTGCTACGGTCACCAGAACATTTCCAAGGTGACCGGCGGGCGCCTTGAACTCGTCCACAGGACGGCGATCGAGGACGGCCTCTACGAGGTCAGTGCCGACTACACGAAAATGTCCCTCTAG
- a CDS encoding branched-chain amino acid ABC transporter permease, whose amino-acid sequence MDLGPFLLLATLEGLLQAAVLTLTALGLSLVFGVMRIVNVAHGEFYMLGAVIAWWTASLLSSNPAAGFFLALVISPLLVGAIAYACERLILKRLEYDPEATIVATIGMLYVIQQTVLIAYGPDARPVEAPFYFRVQFPWFGYSGYNLFVIAAAIALLGICWYILTKTRLGLIMRATQFDRETAQAFGIPVGKVYGYVFAAGAMLAAIAAVLIVPIRQAHYLMGLDPLLLSFIVVIIGGLGSLRGTVIAALIIGLSDGVISVFFSPTLAKMISTLLVALVLVFKPEGLFGARAR is encoded by the coding sequence GTGGATCTTGGCCCTTTTTTGCTGCTGGCAACGCTCGAAGGCCTGCTACAGGCGGCGGTGCTGACCCTGACGGCTCTCGGCTTGAGCCTGGTTTTCGGCGTCATGCGGATCGTCAACGTCGCGCATGGCGAATTCTACATGCTGGGCGCCGTCATTGCCTGGTGGACCGCATCGCTCTTGTCGTCCAATCCGGCTGCGGGTTTCTTTCTGGCGCTGGTCATCAGCCCGCTTTTGGTGGGCGCAATCGCCTATGCCTGCGAGCGGCTGATCCTAAAGCGGCTGGAATATGATCCGGAAGCGACGATCGTGGCCACCATCGGCATGCTCTATGTCATCCAGCAGACGGTGCTGATCGCCTATGGCCCGGATGCGCGCCCGGTCGAGGCGCCCTTCTACTTCCGCGTCCAGTTCCCGTGGTTCGGCTATTCCGGCTACAATCTCTTTGTCATAGCCGCCGCGATCGCGCTGCTCGGCATCTGCTGGTACATCCTTACGAAAACGCGGCTTGGCCTCATCATGCGGGCGACCCAGTTCGATCGCGAAACGGCGCAGGCCTTCGGGATCCCGGTCGGCAAGGTCTACGGTTATGTCTTCGCCGCCGGCGCCATGCTCGCTGCGATCGCGGCGGTACTGATCGTGCCGATCCGGCAGGCGCATTACCTGATGGGACTCGATCCGCTGCTGCTTTCCTTCATCGTCGTCATCATCGGCGGCCTGGGGAGCCTGCGCGGCACGGTCATCGCCGCGCTGATCATCGGCCTCAGCGACGGCGTCATCTCCGTCTTCTTCTCGCCGACGCTCGCCAAGATGATCTCGACGCTGCTGGTCGCGCTTGTCCTGGTCTTCAAACCCGAGGGGCTTTTCGGAGCGAGGGCACGATGA
- a CDS encoding branched-chain amino acid ABC transporter permease — translation MTSPSFTKAAGLHLLVIMSLFVLQFVLPAYHHLAIARIMVLAVFAMGYNLLFGYAGLLSLGHALFFAAGLYGAGLTAYHLGWSVPAAFVAGTGSGFLASLLVGLISLRTSGVAFMIVTMMFAQVAYLASLYFTTYTRGDEGLVMPDAARRFELFGASFDLTDPTVRYNIALALLTLTTVVIFAIVRGTTGRTLIAIRENEPRTLMLGYDTFRIKLKALVISGTLSAMAGSAYALLFAYVGSSFASIQYSIDALLFTLLGGAGTVLGPLLGTVAMFYMIDIASEYTAAYLLVTGLALIALVLFFPKGIVGTIRERWVSWLP, via the coding sequence ATGACGTCACCAAGCTTCACCAAGGCCGCCGGGCTTCATCTGCTCGTCATCATGTCGCTCTTCGTTCTGCAGTTCGTCCTGCCGGCTTACCACCACCTGGCGATCGCCCGCATAATGGTGCTCGCAGTCTTTGCCATGGGCTATAACCTGCTCTTCGGCTATGCGGGGCTGCTCAGCCTTGGTCATGCACTGTTCTTCGCCGCCGGGCTCTACGGTGCGGGGCTCACAGCCTATCATCTCGGATGGAGCGTACCGGCGGCATTTGTTGCCGGCACTGGCTCGGGCTTTCTCGCATCGCTGCTGGTCGGGCTGATCTCGCTGAGAACCAGCGGCGTCGCCTTCATGATCGTCACTATGATGTTCGCGCAGGTCGCATATCTCGCAAGCCTCTACTTTACCACCTATACCCGGGGCGACGAAGGTCTGGTGATGCCGGATGCAGCCCGCCGCTTCGAACTTTTCGGCGCAAGCTTCGACCTCACCGATCCCACCGTCCGTTACAATATCGCACTGGCGCTATTGACGCTGACGACCGTCGTCATCTTCGCCATTGTTCGCGGAACGACCGGCCGCACATTGATTGCGATCCGCGAAAACGAGCCGCGCACCCTAATGCTCGGCTACGACACGTTCCGGATCAAGCTGAAGGCGCTGGTGATCTCCGGCACGCTCTCTGCGATGGCAGGCTCGGCTTATGCACTACTGTTTGCCTATGTCGGCTCGTCCTTCGCCTCGATCCAATATTCGATCGACGCGCTGCTTTTCACTTTGCTCGGCGGCGCAGGCACCGTTCTCGGGCCGCTGCTCGGCACCGTCGCCATGTTCTACATGATCGATATCGCCAGCGAATACACCGCCGCCTATCTGCTAGTAACCGGTCTGGCGCTAATCGCACTGGTGCTGTTCTTCCCGAAGGGCATCGTCGGGACCATCCGCGAAAGGTGGGTATCATGGCTGCCTTGA
- a CDS encoding ABC transporter ATP-binding protein produces the protein MAALTLLSTKGLSRNFGGLKAVHNVDFELQVGEIRAIIGPNGAGKTTFVSLLSGRIAPSKGSVEFLGRDITREPAFKRVRQGIAYTFQITSVYFKLSAYENVALSAQSALTRAKVPFARLHSEQIAERVDFALRRVGLQDRAAARAGELSYGHQRLLEVAMGLALEPKLLILDEPTQGLSDGEIENFCALVREIAETATILLIEHNMPVVMQLADTITVLNAGEILASGTPEAIRANPAVQAAYLGS, from the coding sequence ATGGCTGCCTTGACGTTACTCAGCACCAAGGGCCTCAGTCGGAATTTCGGAGGGCTGAAAGCGGTCCATAATGTCGATTTCGAGCTGCAGGTCGGCGAGATCCGCGCGATCATCGGCCCGAACGGGGCCGGCAAGACGACCTTCGTATCGCTGCTCTCCGGCCGCATCGCCCCGAGCAAAGGAAGCGTCGAGTTCCTCGGCCGCGACATCACGCGCGAACCCGCCTTCAAGCGCGTACGCCAAGGTATCGCCTATACGTTTCAGATCACCAGCGTCTACTTCAAACTCAGTGCTTACGAAAACGTCGCGCTCTCTGCCCAGAGCGCACTCACCCGCGCGAAAGTGCCATTCGCCCGGCTGCACAGTGAACAGATTGCCGAGCGGGTCGATTTCGCGCTGCGGCGCGTCGGACTTCAGGATCGTGCAGCCGCCAGGGCCGGCGAACTTTCCTACGGCCATCAACGGCTTCTGGAGGTCGCGATGGGCCTTGCCCTCGAACCAAAACTGCTGATACTCGACGAGCCTACCCAAGGACTCTCTGACGGCGAGATCGAGAATTTCTGCGCCCTCGTCCGCGAGATCGCGGAAACTGCGACGATCCTCCTGATCGAGCACAACATGCCCGTCGTCATGCAGCTTGCCGATACGATCACCGTGCTCAACGCCGGCGAGATCCTCGCCAGCGGAACGCCGGAAGCCATCCGTGCCAATCCCGCCGTGCAGGCGGCCTATCTGGGATCCTGA
- a CDS encoding ABC transporter ATP-binding protein: MLTVTGLNVYHGTSQTLKDFSLTVGAGEVLCLLGRNGAGKTTALKAIMGLLPARSGSIKLAGTELNALPAHEVPRHGIGYVPQGRRLFSELTVRDNLEIGLMTRKTSRDILEQALTFFPRLRERLNQVSGTLSGGEQQMLATARALCIDPSVIMLDEPTEGLMPSMIAAIRDVVLRLRDQGKAILLVEQRVDAVLSVADRVSFVENGRVQATVPVDELRGNPHLLDRYVGIA; this comes from the coding sequence ATGCTGACTGTTACCGGCCTGAACGTCTATCACGGCACCAGCCAGACGCTGAAGGATTTCTCTCTAACGGTCGGTGCCGGCGAGGTGCTCTGCCTGCTCGGCCGCAACGGCGCCGGCAAGACCACCGCGCTGAAGGCGATCATGGGTCTCCTGCCGGCACGTTCCGGCAGCATCAAGCTTGCCGGTACGGAATTGAATGCCCTTCCCGCCCATGAAGTGCCAAGGCACGGCATAGGCTACGTGCCGCAGGGCCGGCGGCTCTTTTCGGAGCTTACCGTCCGGGACAATCTCGAGATCGGGCTGATGACGCGCAAGACCTCGCGCGATATTCTCGAGCAGGCACTGACCTTCTTTCCCCGCTTGCGCGAGCGACTCAACCAGGTCTCGGGAACGCTTTCCGGTGGCGAGCAGCAAATGCTCGCTACCGCACGCGCCCTGTGCATCGATCCGTCTGTGATCATGCTGGACGAGCCGACCGAGGGGTTGATGCCCTCAATGATCGCCGCCATCCGCGATGTGGTACTAAGACTGCGCGACCAGGGCAAGGCGATCCTGCTGGTCGAGCAGCGCGTCGATGCCGTGCTGTCGGTCGCCGATCGCGTGTCCTTCGTGGAGAACGGCCGGGTTCAGGCGACGGTTCCGGTTGACGAGCTTCGTGGTAACCCGCATCTGCTCGACAGATATGTCGGGATCGCCTGA
- a CDS encoding MarR family winged helix-turn-helix transcriptional regulator has product MREDRAVAEKREKKAASVAPEAPRDYVLHEQIGFFLRQANQRHVAIFASLINDKLTTTQWAALTKLKEIQPCSQNRLGRETAMDAATIKGVVDRLVKRGFVSTLPDSNDARRLVLSLTEDGLEAISHNVVAALSVSEKTLSPLTAGERLMLLELLRKIC; this is encoded by the coding sequence ATGCGAGAAGACCGAGCCGTGGCGGAGAAGAGAGAAAAAAAAGCAGCGTCGGTCGCACCAGAGGCGCCGCGCGACTACGTACTGCACGAACAGATCGGGTTTTTTCTCCGTCAGGCGAACCAACGCCACGTGGCGATCTTCGCGAGCCTTATCAACGACAAGCTGACGACGACGCAATGGGCGGCGCTGACCAAGCTCAAGGAAATCCAGCCGTGCTCGCAAAACAGGCTTGGCCGGGAAACGGCGATGGACGCGGCGACCATCAAGGGAGTTGTCGATAGGCTGGTCAAGCGCGGCTTCGTCAGCACCCTGCCGGACAGCAACGACGCGCGCCGGCTCGTCCTGTCGCTGACCGAAGACGGGCTCGAAGCGATCTCGCACAATGTCGTGGCAGCGCTTTCGGTTTCGGAAAAGACGCTGAGCCCGCTGACGGCGGGCGAGCGGCTGATGCTGCTGGAGCTGCTGCGCAAGATCTGCTGA
- a CDS encoding FAD binding domain-containing protein, with translation MRYYTPRSCEEAVAILASGQHDVLAGGTDYYPALRDRPATRDLIDISRIDELRTIRREGDGWRLGAVTTWSDVARANLPPLFHGLQAAAREVGALQVQNAGTIAGNVCNASPAADGVPPLLTLDAEVEIASCEGRRTVPLSDFITGVRRTVMRPGELVTAILVPHRNAASAFLKLGARRYLVISIAMVAVLLEADGSGRVARARIAVGACSPIARRIKALESELAGQPLNGEILASVVELRHLSVLSPIDDIRADRAYRLEAATELLRRALRAALATAGELAA, from the coding sequence ATGCGCTATTACACTCCGCGGAGCTGCGAGGAGGCCGTCGCGATTCTCGCATCTGGCCAGCATGACGTGCTAGCGGGCGGCACCGACTATTACCCTGCCCTTCGCGACCGCCCGGCCACGCGCGATCTGATCGATATTTCCCGTATTGACGAGCTTCGTACAATCCGAAGGGAAGGCGATGGCTGGCGCCTCGGTGCGGTTACCACCTGGAGCGATGTGGCGCGCGCAAACCTTCCCCCACTCTTCCATGGTCTGCAGGCTGCTGCTCGCGAAGTGGGTGCGCTGCAGGTTCAGAACGCCGGTACGATCGCCGGCAACGTCTGCAACGCTTCACCGGCCGCCGATGGCGTACCGCCGCTTTTGACGCTCGACGCCGAGGTCGAAATTGCCTCATGCGAGGGGCGCCGCACCGTTCCATTGTCTGACTTCATAACGGGCGTTCGCAGGACTGTTATGCGCCCCGGCGAACTGGTAACTGCCATTCTCGTGCCGCACCGGAACGCCGCTTCCGCCTTCCTCAAGCTCGGTGCCCGCAGATATCTGGTGATCTCCATCGCCATGGTTGCCGTTCTGCTCGAAGCCGACGGGTCGGGCCGCGTCGCGCGGGCGAGAATCGCCGTCGGTGCATGCTCGCCGATCGCCCGCCGCATTAAGGCACTGGAGAGCGAGCTTGCGGGCCAGCCGCTGAACGGCGAGATCCTGGCGTCAGTCGTCGAACTACGTCACCTTTCCGTCCTTTCGCCGATCGACGACATCCGCGCCGATCGCGCCTATCGGCTCGAAGCAGCAACAGAGCTGCTCCGCCGCGCTTTGCGCGCAGCGCTTGCGACAGCCGGGGAGCTTGCGGCATGA